From a region of the Haematobia irritans isolate KBUSLIRL chromosome 4, ASM5000362v1, whole genome shotgun sequence genome:
- the LOC142235453 gene encoding uncharacterized protein LOC142235453 isoform X1, with amino-acid sequence MFKFKLLQIVAAIVLLTVSLAWAGDIQGAAETVDVPPEHRAAPPQHAAQPPPPGQFPGQPAFFPRAAFPRPPVGGVGPLFPPLFFQTQSAYVPFASTYSGYRVNHVVV; translated from the exons ATGTTCAAATTT AAATTATTACAGATTGTTGCTGCTATAGTCCTTCTAACGGTCTCATTAGCCTGGGCCGGAGATATACAGGGAGCTGCAGAGACTGTGGATGTACCACCCGAACATCGTGCTGCTCCACCTCAACATGCTGCTCAACCTCCACCACCGGGTCAGTTTCCAGGCCAGCCTGCCTTCTTTCCACGTGCTGCCTTTCCTCGTCCGCCTGTTGGAGGTGTCGGTCCTCTATTTCCTCCCCTATTCTTCCAGACACAAAGCGCCTATGTACCCTTCGCCAGCACCTACAGCGGTTATCGTGTCAATCATGTTGTGGTCTGA
- the LOC142235453 gene encoding uncharacterized protein LOC142235453 isoform X2: MFKFIVAAIVLLTVSLAWAGDIQGAAETVDVPPEHRAAPPQHAAQPPPPGQFPGQPAFFPRAAFPRPPVGGVGPLFPPLFFQTQSAYVPFASTYSGYRVNHVVV, from the exons ATGTTCAAATTT ATTGTTGCTGCTATAGTCCTTCTAACGGTCTCATTAGCCTGGGCCGGAGATATACAGGGAGCTGCAGAGACTGTGGATGTACCACCCGAACATCGTGCTGCTCCACCTCAACATGCTGCTCAACCTCCACCACCGGGTCAGTTTCCAGGCCAGCCTGCCTTCTTTCCACGTGCTGCCTTTCCTCGTCCGCCTGTTGGAGGTGTCGGTCCTCTATTTCCTCCCCTATTCTTCCAGACACAAAGCGCCTATGTACCCTTCGCCAGCACCTACAGCGGTTATCGTGTCAATCATGTTGTGGTCTGA